CAATGCTCTGCTGCCGGGTCTGACCAAAACCAAGTTCGCCGGCGCGCTATTCGAGCAGGAAGAAATCTACAACAGCGCCATCGCTCAAATTCCCATGCACCGTCACGCCGAGCCGCGTGAAATGGCGGGCACGGTGCTGTACCTGGTGTCCGATGCTTCCAGTTATGTCACCGGTGAATGCGTGGTGGTGGACGGTGGTTTCACCATCTGACTCTGACCGGTGAGTTATTGAGGCTGGTGAGTAATTGAGGAGAACAACCATGGATCCGATGCTGGACTTCACCGGCAAGGTAGGACTGATCACCGGCGCCGCCAGTGGCTTCGGCAAGATGCTGGCCGAGGAACTGGGGCACCGTGGCGCCTCCCTGGTGATCGGGGATATCAATGAAACCGCCTTGCGGCAGGTGGCGGAGGAACTGGCCGGGCAGGATATTCCGGTGCGCGCACTGCGTTGTGACGTGTCACGGGAAGCGGACTGCAAGGCCATGGTGGACACCGCCGTGAAGGAGTTCGGCCGCCTGGACATGGCGGTGAATAACGCCGGCATCGCCCATGACTTCGTCGCCATGCACGACATCGACGAAGCGCTGCTGGACCGGCAGATCAACGTCAATGTCAAAGGCGTGATCTTCGGCATGAAATACCAGCTGCCGGCGTTGATCGAAGCCGGTGGCGGCGCCGTGGTCAACACCGCCTCCATGGCTGGTATCGGCGGCGCGCCCAAGCTGGCGCCCTATGCCGCCGCCAAACACGCGGTGATCGGTGTCACCCGCACCGCGGCGGTGGACTACGGCCGGCGCAATATTCGCGTCAACGCCGTGTGCCCCTATTACACGCTGACGCCGATGCTGGAAGGCAGCGACGGCATCGCCTCCGGCGGTGACGCCGAGAAAACACTGTCGATGATGGCCTCCGGCACGCCCATGAAACGGCTGGGCCGCCCCGAGGAAATCGTTGCCGTGATGATGATGCTGTTGTCGCCGGCCAATACCTATATGAATGGTCAGGCGTTGGCGGTGGACGGCGGAGTTTCGGCGTTTTGATTAGAGGCCGCTTGCACGCTTGCAAGCGTGCAAGCGAAATAACAGGAGAACAATCATGAGCAATCGTTTGGCGGATAAGATCACCATCATTACCGGCGCCACCAGTGGTATTGGTGAAGCCACCGCGCACCGCTTCATCGAGCAGGGCGCCACCGTGGTGCTGGCCGGCCGCTCCAAGGAGAAAGGTCAGGAACTGGCGAAGGAACTGGGCGAGCGCGCGGTGTTCAAACGCACCGACGTCATGAAGGAAGACGATATCGCCGCCCTGGTGGATTTCACCGTGGACAAGTTCGGCCGTCTGGACTGCCTGTTCAACAATGCCGGTGCCGGCGACCGCACTTCCTGCGAATCCTTCGACGAAGTGGAATTCGCTCATATCATGCGGCTGCTGGTGGGCGCGCCGGCATTCGGCATCAAGCACGCCGCGCGGGTGATGAAGGACAGCGGCGGCGGTGCCATCATCAACAACGCCTCCATCGCCGGACACCGCCGCAACCAGGGCGGCTATCTGTATTCCGCCGCGAAGGCGGCGGTGGCGCACATGACCCGTCTGGCCGGTGCTGATCTCGGTCCCTATGGCATTCGCGTCAATGCGATCTCGCCGGGCGCCGTGGCCACGCCGATCTTCTGGGGCGGTTCCCAGCGCGCTCAAAACCTCAGCGATGAGGAAAACGAAAAGAAAATGGCCAAGTTGCAGGCCAATCTGGCCAAGGCCACGCCGATGCCCCGTTCCGGTTTCGCCGATGATATCGCCTATGCGGCGGTGTTCCTGGCCAGCGATGAAGGTTCCTTCATCAACAGCCATGATCTGGTGGTGGACGGCGGCCGTATCGCCATGTTCAACGAGAATCCCTGAGGCTCCCATCGATTCCATAACAAAAGGACGGGCCGTATGTCTGAGATGAGCGTGATCGCCGAGGGTCTGAAGTTTCCTGAAGGCCCCATCGCCATGCCCGACGGCAGTGTGATTCTGGTGGAAATCGCCGCCGGCTGCTTGACCCGGGTATTCCCTGATGGCCGCAAGGAAGTGGTGGCCGAGCCCGGTGGTGGACCCAATGGCGCCGCCATCGGCCCCGATGGCGCCTGCTATGTGTGCAACAACGGTGGCATGCGCTTCCACGAAAAAAACGGCTTGCTGTTTCCCGGCGATATGCCGAAGGATTACAGCGGCGGCCGCATCGAGCGCATTGACCTGAATACCGGCAAGGTCGAAGTGCTGTACACCGAGGTGGACGGCGAACCGCTCAAGGGCCCCAACGATATCGTTTTCGATAAGGCCGGTGGTTTCTGGTTCACCGATTTGGGCAAGGGGCGTGGCCGTACCCAGGACCGGGGCGGTTTGTACTACGCCCGGGCCGATGGCTCCATGGTCAAGGAAGTGGTGTTCCCCATCGTCAGCCCCAATGGCGTCGGGCTGTCACCGGATGAGAAAACCGTGTTCGTGGCGGACACCATTCCCGGTCGCCTGTGGGCCTTCGAGATCGCCGGGGAAGGGGAGATCAAACGGGCGCCGGGGCCCTTTCCCGGGCGCTTCGTCGGCTCCCCCGCAGGGCTGAACTTCTTTGACTCCCTGGCGGTGGATGGGGACGGCAATGTTTGCGTGGCGACCATCTTCAATCCGGGCATCACCATTTTCGCTCCCGACGGCTCCAGCATCCGTCATTTCCCCACCGACGACGCCATCACCACCAACATCTGCTTCGGCGGCGAGGATCTGCGCACCGCTTATATCACCCTGTCCAGCTCCGGAAGGCTGGTGGCGGTGCCGTGGGAAAGGCCCGGTCTGGCACTGAATTTCCTTAATAAATAAGGGCCATTCGCCTGCAGGCGGAGGGCCGCCCCGACAGGCTCCTCAGAGGTCTCTACGGAGCCCCTGTAGGAGCCTGCCCTGCAGGCGAATCCAATAAGTCAAAATAAACTTATTAAGTAGAAAACGACTCTTTTCCAGCGCACGTACCGTTTCGACAAGACGGCGCCTTCAACCCCCTCTCACGCTCCCGAAATCAAACCAAAGGCGGTTCGATTCCGGTAATGAAGCCATCGCCCGCCGACCGCTAAGCTCGAATGATCCAACAATAAAGACGAGCGAGGTCGGTAATGAAACACAAGATAGCCACGGTGATAGCGTCCCCGGTGATCTTTGATCTGGAGGCCACGGCGAAGAAGTGCTGTGACATTATCAACGAAGCGGCGGACAAGGGCGCTTCGCTGGTGGTGTTCCCGGAAACCTTTCTGCCCATGTATCCGTGGTGGATCTGGATGGCGGTGGATAACGTCAAGCGTCTCGAGCTGTACGAGCGCCTGGCCGGGGAATCGGTGGATGTGCACGGTGATGTGTTCAAATCGATCTGCTACCAGGCGCGCCGCCGTAATATTCACGTGGTCATCGGTATCAATGAAATCGGTGGCGATACCCTGTACAACAGCCAGGCGTTTATCGATAACCGCGGCGATCTGATCGGCCTGCGCCGCAAACTGGTGCCCACCGGCGAGGAACGAACGTTATGGGGGCGAGGCGACGGTAGCGATCTGCTGGTGCTGGACACCGAAATAGGGCGGCTGGGCGGCCTGATTTGTTATGAGAACTCCATGGCACTGTCCCGTTACGCGCTCTATAGCCAGGGACTGCAGATCCATGTGGCGAACTGGCCCGGCTCCAATTTCAAGAGTCAGCCCCGCGACCGCACTCGCACCATCGATACCGTGTGCCGCTTCATCGCTTTCGAGGGCCAGACTTTCGTGGTGGCGTCGTCGTCCTGTATCGGCGAGGAGGAGGTGCGTTTCTATCACCAGCTGTGCCCGGAACTGAAGGACACCTTTGCCGTGGGCGGTGGTATCGCGGCGGTGTACAACCCGTTCGGCGAGCCGGTCGGCACGCCGCTGACCGACCAGGAAGGCATCGTCTACGCGGACCTGGATCTGGGGGATATTCGCAAAGCCAAACACATGATCGACTGCGTCGGGCACTACGCCCGCCCGGACGTGGCGCGACTGGTCATCGATGATAGCAGCAAGCGACCGGTGACGGGCTTCTCCAATCCCCGTCCCCAACCCGTCAGCTTCGAGTTCGATGACTGACGTTCAGGCCACTCCTGGCCGGCCCGGCTGGCGCACCTTGATGGCGTACTTGCGCGCTTTTCTCACCGCGGAGGTCTGGCTGATGCCGAGCGCATTGGCCACTCCGTAGGTGGTCTCGTACCGTGAGTAGGCTTGCTGCAGGACCCGCCGCTCGGTGTCTTCCAGGATGCGTTTCAGCGACGCCTCTTCCGGCGTGCCCTCCGCGGCATGGGTGGCGCCTTCCGCCGGTGACAGGCCGCTGACAATGGTTTGGCCTTCGCTGTTCACATAAAGGCGCTCCATGGTATTGCGCAATTCGCGGATATTGCCATTCCAGGGCGCATCGCGAAGTTTCGCCAACAGCGCCGTGGAGATGCCGATTTTCTTGCCGTAGCGTTTCGCCAGCTGGTCGAGGAACTGACGGGCCAGCAGGGGAATGTCCTTGCGGCGCCGGCGCAGCGGCGGGATGTCGATACGGTACACATTGACTTGGTAATACAAGTCGTTGCGGATACCGCCATTGCGCCGTTGCTGGTCAAGATCGTCAGTGCTGGAGGACAACACCCTCAAATCCAGCTCAACCGGTTTGTCGCCGCCGTGGCGATAATGGACTCCGCAGGAGAAGGCATTGGCCAGCTTCATCTGGATCGCCACGGGCAGGGCCGCGATATCCTCAAGATAAAGCGTGCCGCCCCGGGCCAGCTCCAGCAGCCCCGGTCGCACTCGAGCCGCGCCCTGGGTGTCGTCGATCTCCTCGCTGCCGAACAGTTCCCGCTCCAACCGCTCCTCGGGCAAGGCGCCGCAGCCGAGTTTGATGAACGGCTGGCGTCGTCGCTCACTGTGATCATGAATCCAACGGGCCAGACGGTGCCGGCCGGAGCCGGGTTCGCCATGCAGTAACACCGGCGTTTCAAAGGCCGCGATACGTTCGGCCTGGCGCATCACGGATTGCATGGTCTGGTCCTCGGCGATCAGCTTACCGTCTTCTTCGAGACGGGATTTCAGGCGGGCGATTTCGTTCTGGTAGGCCAGGTTGCGGGCCTCGGCCCGTTCCAGCTTTTCTTTCAGTGCGCTCAGTTCGGTAATGTCGCGCACGTTGGAAATGACTTTGTCGATGGTGCCGTCGGTGTTGAACACCGGTGTCGCGGTGACGATGGTCTCCACCCCGGTGCTGACATGTTGAAGGATGGTGACGACGTCCTGCTTCTCCAGCGCCAGCAGGGTGGCGCTGACGTCGAACATGCCCCGCTCGACCAGGGTGCGCATGTTCAGGCCGACCACGTTCTCCCGCTTAAGCCGGGTGATGCGGCAGATCGCTTCATTGATGAACAAGGTGGTGCCGATGGCATCGGTGATCCAGATACC
This sequence is a window from Alloalcanivorax dieselolei B5. Protein-coding genes within it:
- a CDS encoding SDR family NAD(P)-dependent oxidoreductase, whose protein sequence is MDPMLDFTGKVGLITGAASGFGKMLAEELGHRGASLVIGDINETALRQVAEELAGQDIPVRALRCDVSREADCKAMVDTAVKEFGRLDMAVNNAGIAHDFVAMHDIDEALLDRQINVNVKGVIFGMKYQLPALIEAGGGAVVNTASMAGIGGAPKLAPYAAAKHAVIGVTRTAAVDYGRRNIRVNAVCPYYTLTPMLEGSDGIASGGDAEKTLSMMASGTPMKRLGRPEEIVAVMMMLLSPANTYMNGQALAVDGGVSAF
- a CDS encoding SDR family NAD(P)-dependent oxidoreductase, producing the protein MSNRLADKITIITGATSGIGEATAHRFIEQGATVVLAGRSKEKGQELAKELGERAVFKRTDVMKEDDIAALVDFTVDKFGRLDCLFNNAGAGDRTSCESFDEVEFAHIMRLLVGAPAFGIKHAARVMKDSGGGAIINNASIAGHRRNQGGYLYSAAKAAVAHMTRLAGADLGPYGIRVNAISPGAVATPIFWGGSQRAQNLSDEENEKKMAKLQANLAKATPMPRSGFADDIAYAAVFLASDEGSFINSHDLVVDGGRIAMFNENP
- a CDS encoding SMP-30/gluconolactonase/LRE family protein — its product is MSEMSVIAEGLKFPEGPIAMPDGSVILVEIAAGCLTRVFPDGRKEVVAEPGGGPNGAAIGPDGACYVCNNGGMRFHEKNGLLFPGDMPKDYSGGRIERIDLNTGKVEVLYTEVDGEPLKGPNDIVFDKAGGFWFTDLGKGRGRTQDRGGLYYARADGSMVKEVVFPIVSPNGVGLSPDEKTVFVADTIPGRLWAFEIAGEGEIKRAPGPFPGRFVGSPAGLNFFDSLAVDGDGNVCVATIFNPGITIFAPDGSSIRHFPTDDAITTNICFGGEDLRTAYITLSSSGRLVAVPWERPGLALNFLNK
- a CDS encoding carbon-nitrogen hydrolase family protein; the protein is MKHKIATVIASPVIFDLEATAKKCCDIINEAADKGASLVVFPETFLPMYPWWIWMAVDNVKRLELYERLAGESVDVHGDVFKSICYQARRRNIHVVIGINEIGGDTLYNSQAFIDNRGDLIGLRRKLVPTGEERTLWGRGDGSDLLVLDTEIGRLGGLICYENSMALSRYALYSQGLQIHVANWPGSNFKSQPRDRTRTIDTVCRFIAFEGQTFVVASSSCIGEEEVRFYHQLCPELKDTFAVGGGIAAVYNPFGEPVGTPLTDQEGIVYADLDLGDIRKAKHMIDCVGHYARPDVARLVIDDSSKRPVTGFSNPRPQPVSFEFDD
- a CDS encoding sigma 54-interacting transcriptional regulator, with the translated sequence MTVSLSDITRAVESSYDGIWITDAIGTTLFINEAICRITRLKRENVVGLNMRTLVERGMFDVSATLLALEKQDVVTILQHVSTGVETIVTATPVFNTDGTIDKVISNVRDITELSALKEKLERAEARNLAYQNEIARLKSRLEEDGKLIAEDQTMQSVMRQAERIAAFETPVLLHGEPGSGRHRLARWIHDHSERRRQPFIKLGCGALPEERLERELFGSEEIDDTQGAARVRPGLLELARGGTLYLEDIAALPVAIQMKLANAFSCGVHYRHGGDKPVELDLRVLSSSTDDLDQQRRNGGIRNDLYYQVNVYRIDIPPLRRRRKDIPLLARQFLDQLAKRYGKKIGISTALLAKLRDAPWNGNIRELRNTMERLYVNSEGQTIVSGLSPAEGATHAAEGTPEEASLKRILEDTERRVLQQAYSRYETTYGVANALGISQTSAVRKARKYAIKVRQPGRPGVA